The DNA sequence GGACGACGTTCCGCACCCGCGTCCGCTACGGCGGCGACCCGGCGAAGACCCCGCACGAAGGCGGCAGCGAGAACGGCTGGCAGCACTCGGCCGACGGCGGCGCGTTCATGGTCGGCGAGCCGCACTCGGCCGCGTTCTGGTACCCGGTGAACGAAACCCCGCGCGACAAGGCCACCTTCACGCTCACCGCGCACGTCCCGGCCGGGTGGACGGTGCTTTCGAACGGCCGCGAAGGCCCGCCGGGCACCTGGACCGAGCCGAACCCGGTGGCGAGCTACCTGACGACGATCGCGATCGGCAAGTTCAGCGTCGACAAGTCGACACTGCCGGACGGCACCCCGGTGGTTTCGGCGTACGCGCCGGGCGCCGAGGGCCACCGCGCGATCGGCGACCGCCTCCCGGAGGTGCTCGGCTTCCTGAGCGCCAAGTTCGGCCCGTACCCGCAGTCGGCGGCCGGCGGCATCTTCCTGAACGAAGACGTCCACTTCTCCCTGGAGACGCAGACCCGCCCGACGTACGCGAAGTGGGCCGACCTGCCGACGCTGGTGCACGAGAACGCCCACGAGTGGTTCGGCGACTCGGTGTCGCTGCGCGATTGGTCCGACATCTGCCTGAACGAGTGCTTCGCGTCGTACGCGCAGTGGCTGTGGGCCGAGCGCGAAGGCCAGAGCCTGGACGACCGCTACCGCGCGGCGATCGAAATCACGCGCGGCAGCACGGACTTCTGGGGGCAGAAGCTCGTCGGGATGGGCCAGGGCCACGAGTTCGAGGGTGTCTACAACAAGGGAATCCTGGCCCTGCACGCCCTGCGCCGCGAAATCGGCGACCCGGCGTTCGACCGGTTGCTGAAGGAATGGCCGTCCCGCTACCGCCACGCGAACGCGACTTGGGCGGACTTCGAGGCGATGGCGACTCAGATCAGCGGCAAGAACTTGAAGCAGTTCTTCGACGCGTGGTTCCGCGGCACGACGCTTCCCGCGGACGCCGACCTCTTCCCGGGCTCACTGCGCAGCTGAACTGCCCAGCAACGACCGCGTCAACGCACTCCGCGCGTCCTGCATCTCCCGCAGCGCCGTCGTCAGCTCCGCGTCGCCGACCACCACGTCCTCGTCCGGCCGCGAAGCCAGCGACAACAACGACGCGCGCCGCAGCAGTTCCTTCGCGAAGGACGCCGTGACGCCCTCGGTGGCTTGGACGATCGGGGCGAGGTCCGCCGTGAGCTTCAAGCCGCGCGCGTACAGGCGCAACAGCGCCTCCCGGCCCGCCGCGTCCGGGAGGGGGATCTCCACCGCCAGGTCGACGCGGCCCGGGCGGTCGGCCAGCGCCTTCTCCAGCGCGCCCGCGCGGTTGGTGGTGAGCAGGAACGTGACGTCGGCGTCGCCGCCCACGCCGTCCATCGCGTCGAGCAGGGTGAACAGCAGCGGGTGCGCGTCCGGGCCGAAGCTGCGGTCCTGGGCGATCAGGTCGACGTCCTCCACCACGACCACGCTGGGCTGCAGCCGCCGCGCCAGCGCCGCCGCCTTCGCGACGAAGCGCATCGCCGCGCCGGTCAGGATGATCACCGTGGTGCCCGGCAGGCGGCTCATCAGGTAGCGGACGGTGTGCGTCTTGCCGGTGCCGGGCGGGCCGTGCAGCAGCAGGCCGCGCTTGAGGTGCTGCCCGGCGGCCAGCAGCCGTTCGCCGTGCTCCGCGATGCGGACCGTGTGCCGCTCGATCGCTTCGAGCACGCCTTCGGGGAGCACGACGTCCTCGCCGGTCAGCGTGGGCCGAGGCAGGAACGTCAGGAGGTCGTTGCCACGGTTTTCGCTGGTCCCGAAGGCCAGCACCTGCCCGCGCAGCACGTCGTGCCGGGCCATCATGCGCTCGACGCGATCACGCACCTCCGTCGCGATCGCCCGCGACGTCGCCAGCACCTCCAGCCGCGCCTCCAGCTGCCCCCACTGCGGGTTCGCGCCGCGGATCGCGAGCAGCACCGGCTCCCCGCCGGGCGCCCGCGTGCCGACGAGCCCGAGCTGCACCGCCTCGGTCGCGTCCTCGGGACCGGTCGCCGTCGTCGTGTAGTCGACCGAGCCGAGCTCGAACGTGCCCTGCTTGCGCGCGATCACGAGCATCCCGATCAGGTCCTCGTGCGTGCGCTGGCCGCCCGCGACGCCGAACCAGCCGACGTCGGTACCGTGCTCGGCGAGGTAGGCGTCGACACCGCGCTGGATGTTCGCGTGCTCCCACATCGGCCAGTTGCGCGTGACGACCACGACCCCCGGCAGCGGCCCGACGTGCCCGGTCACGCGGTCGATCAGCTCGTTGCCCCCGCTCCCGCCCACCGAGTCCGCGGTCGCCCGGATGATGCGCTGCAAGTCGGCGGCGAGATCCCGTTCGGTGCTCCCCATGGCTTTCACAGTGGCACGGATCACAGGACGCGGCCAACTAGGCTGTCACCCATGATTGTCGTGAAGATCAACGCGATCGAGGTCCCCGAAGGCGCCGGCCCCGAGCTGGAGAAGCGCTTCGCCGCCCGCATGCACGCGGTCGACCAGCAGCCCGGGTTCCTCGGGTTCGAGCTGCTGCGCCCGGTTTCCGGCGAGACGCGCTACTTCGTGTACACGAAGTGGGAGACCGAAGAGGCCTACCAGGCGTGGGCGAAGGGCGGCCCGGCCGCGGCGGCGCACTCGGGCGAGCGCGCCAAGCCCGTCTCCACCGGCGCGAACCTGCTGGAATTCGAGGTCGTCCTCGGCTCGAAGCCGGGTGAGTGAGCTCGCTCGCGCGGCGGAGCTGCTCGACGGCGCCGGCGCACTCCTGATCTGCGCCGGCGCCGGCATGGGCGTCGACTCCGGCCTCCCGGACTTCCGCGGTGGCGAGGGCTTTTGGCGCGCGTACCCGCCGTACGCCCGGCTCGGGCTGCGGTTCGAGGAGCTCGCCGACCCGCGGCACTTCGCCGAAGACCCCGAGCTGGCTTGGGGGTTCTACGGGCACCGGCTGTCGCTGTACCGGAAAACCGTGCCGCACGACGGGTTCCGGCTGCTGCTCGGCCTCGCCCCGCCCGGCGGCACCCGCGTCTTCACCTCCAATGTGGACGGACAGTTCCAGGCGGCGGGCTTCGAGCACGTCGCCGAGGCGCACGGCTCGATCCACCACCTGCAGTGCCTGTCCGGCTGCACCACGGAGATCTGGCCCGCCGACGTCGAAGTCGCACTGGACGAAGACACCATGCGCGCGGTGCCACCACTGCCGTCGTGCCCCCGCTGCGGCGGGCTGGCCCGGCCGAACATCCTGATGTTCGGCGACCACGACTGGGTCCCGCACCGCAGCCAGGCCCAGCTCGACGAGCTGACGGCGTGGCGCCGGACGGCCCGCGACCTCGTGGTGGTGGAACTGGGCGCGGGCCAGGCGGTCCCGACGGTCCGCCGCTACAGCGAACTGGCCAGCGCGGCGACCGGCGCGTTGATCCGGATCAACCCGCGCGAACCGGAGATCCGCCACAACCGCGGCGTCTCCATCCCGGCCGGCGCGCTGGAAACGCTGACCGCGCTCCTCGCCTAGGGCAAGCGGACCTCGGCGAACACCGCCCGGTGGTCGCTGCCCGGGACGTCGAACACCCGGTAGTCCAGCACCGCCGCGCGGTTGTCGACGACGACGTGGTCGATCGTCACCACCGGCAGGGACGACGGCCACGTCGGGGCCAGGCCCGAGCCGCGCTCCTCGGCCGCGTCGTTGTAGCCGCGGGACAGCACGGTGCGGAAGGCCGCGTGGTCCAGCGTCGCGTTGAAGTCGCCCGCCAGGATGCGCAGGCCGTGCTCGCCCGCCGCGCGCGAAAGGTCCTTCATCTCGCGCTCCCACTGCGGGGTGTCGACGTCCGGGGAGATCGGGTGGACGGCGACGATCTCCGCCACCACGCCGTCGCCGAGGTCGGCCTGCGCGCCCGGCTGCTTGGCCGCCGAATCGCCGGTCAGGTTGACCTCCTTCAGCGGGAAGCGCGACACGATCCCCGAGCCGAACGCGCCCGGTGCCGGGTGCAGCACCCGGTGCGGCAGGAGCTGGAACAGCCCGGCCGCGGTCAGCCCGTCGACCACCCGGGGCGTCAGCTCGACCAGGTTCAGCACGTCGATCCGCTGCTCGCGCACCAGGTCGACGACGGCCTTCGGGTCCGCCTGGCCGTAGAGCAGGTTCGACGAGAGCACGCGCAGCGTCTTGCCGTGCACCTCGCGCTGCTCGCTCGCCGACACGCGCGGGACCACGAGGACGGCCAGCGCGATCGACAGCGCCAGCGCGATCCCGCCGACCCACCAGCGCCGGCAGGCCAGCGCCAGGCCGCCGGCGAGCAGGCCCGCGACCGCCGCGTACGGCGTCAGCGACAGCGCGATCAGCGTGTACCAGTCGCCGTCGAAGCCGATCAGGCGCAGCGCCGCCAGCCCGGCCAGTGGCACGACCGGTACCACCAGCAGGGCCGTGACCAGCGGGTTCTTCCGCCGCGACCGCGTCTCTTCCGCAACCACCATGCCGCCGAGTATGCCGAGGCCCGCCGCCGGCGGCTCGGGTACCGGCAACTCCTCCACAAGATCTCCACCAGCGGCTGCCAGCGGCTGCCAGCGCGCTGTGCGCGGGCTACCAGCGCCGGCGTCCACAGTGAAGCTCGAACCCGCGACGAGCGAAGGAGGACGCCCATGTCGCACGCGATCCAGGCCGAGGGCCTGGTCAAACACTTCGGGGAAACCAAGGCGCTGGACGGGGTGGACCTCGAAGTCCCGTTCGGCCAGGTGGTCGGGGTGCTCGGGCCGAACGGCGCGGGCAAGACGACCGCCGTCCGGATCCTGGCGACCCTGATGAAACCCGACGACGGGAGAGCCACCGTCGGCGGCTACGACGTCGTCAAGGACCCGGTCCGGGTCCGCAGCCTGATCGGGCTGACCGGCCAGTACGCGTCGGTCGACGAGGACTTGAACGGGACCGAGAACCTGGTCCTCATCGGACGGCTCTACGGGATGCCCCGCGCGCACGCCAAGAA is a window from the Amycolatopsis sp. cg9 genome containing:
- a CDS encoding NAD-dependent deacetylase; protein product: MSELARAAELLDGAGALLICAGAGMGVDSGLPDFRGGEGFWRAYPPYARLGLRFEELADPRHFAEDPELAWGFYGHRLSLYRKTVPHDGFRLLLGLAPPGGTRVFTSNVDGQFQAAGFEHVAEAHGSIHHLQCLSGCTTEIWPADVEVALDEDTMRAVPPLPSCPRCGGLARPNILMFGDHDWVPHRSQAQLDELTAWRRTARDLVVVELGAGQAVPTVRRYSELASAATGALIRINPREPEIRHNRGVSIPAGALETLTALLA
- a CDS encoding M1 family metallopeptidase, translating into MRRRLAALAVCAAVVVAAACSGDAVSGVPQPPPMHPFPGAAGAGDPYYPEDGNGGYDALGYQVGVTYDPPSGHLDGDTTVTAKATQDLSRFDLDLRGLDVRGVDVDGQPARFGREKAHELVITPAAPIRAGTTFRTRVRYGGDPAKTPHEGGSENGWQHSADGGAFMVGEPHSAAFWYPVNETPRDKATFTLTAHVPAGWTVLSNGREGPPGTWTEPNPVASYLTTIAIGKFSVDKSTLPDGTPVVSAYAPGAEGHRAIGDRLPEVLGFLSAKFGPYPQSAAGGIFLNEDVHFSLETQTRPTYAKWADLPTLVHENAHEWFGDSVSLRDWSDICLNECFASYAQWLWAEREGQSLDDRYRAAIEITRGSTDFWGQKLVGMGQGHEFEGVYNKGILALHALRREIGDPAFDRLLKEWPSRYRHANATWADFEAMATQISGKNLKQFFDAWFRGTTLPADADLFPGSLRS
- a CDS encoding antibiotic biosynthesis monooxygenase; protein product: MIVVKINAIEVPEGAGPELEKRFAARMHAVDQQPGFLGFELLRPVSGETRYFVYTKWETEEAYQAWAKGGPAAAAHSGERAKPVSTGANLLEFEVVLGSKPGE
- a CDS encoding endonuclease/exonuclease/phosphatase family protein; protein product: MVVAEETRSRRKNPLVTALLVVPVVPLAGLAALRLIGFDGDWYTLIALSLTPYAAVAGLLAGGLALACRRWWVGGIALALSIALAVLVVPRVSASEQREVHGKTLRVLSSNLLYGQADPKAVVDLVREQRIDVLNLVELTPRVVDGLTAAGLFQLLPHRVLHPAPGAFGSGIVSRFPLKEVNLTGDSAAKQPGAQADLGDGVVAEIVAVHPISPDVDTPQWEREMKDLSRAAGEHGLRILAGDFNATLDHAAFRTVLSRGYNDAAEERGSGLAPTWPSSLPVVTIDHVVVDNRAAVLDYRVFDVPGSDHRAVFAEVRLP
- a CDS encoding AAA family ATPase, producing the protein MGSTERDLAADLQRIIRATADSVGGSGGNELIDRVTGHVGPLPGVVVVTRNWPMWEHANIQRGVDAYLAEHGTDVGWFGVAGGQRTHEDLIGMLVIARKQGTFELGSVDYTTTATGPEDATEAVQLGLVGTRAPGGEPVLLAIRGANPQWGQLEARLEVLATSRAIATEVRDRVERMMARHDVLRGQVLAFGTSENRGNDLLTFLPRPTLTGEDVVLPEGVLEAIERHTVRIAEHGERLLAAGQHLKRGLLLHGPPGTGKTHTVRYLMSRLPGTTVIILTGAAMRFVAKAAALARRLQPSVVVVEDVDLIAQDRSFGPDAHPLLFTLLDAMDGVGGDADVTFLLTTNRAGALEKALADRPGRVDLAVEIPLPDAAGREALLRLYARGLKLTADLAPIVQATEGVTASFAKELLRRASLLSLASRPDEDVVVGDAELTTALREMQDARSALTRSLLGSSAAQ